A single region of the Brachypodium distachyon strain Bd21 chromosome 3, Brachypodium_distachyon_v3.0, whole genome shotgun sequence genome encodes:
- the LOC100821630 gene encoding indole-2-monooxygenase → MQVDMAQPQQQPLLIIFSPQGLLTLFLCSLFLLLLRYYNNKQQLDQGRRRLPPSPPSRFPIIGHLHLVNPETPHVSLAELSRKHAGPDGLLLLDLGQARNLVVSSPRAAEAVLRAHDHAFASRPPSAVADVLFNGVSDVALAPYGEYWRQARRLVTTHLLSASKVRALAGARDEEVALVLAKVRTAACGAQGGAVDLSEMLGAYANDVVCCAVSGKFFREEGRNELFRELIAGNAAVFAGFNLEDYFPGLAKVRLLRRLVLARTIALKKRWHELLDKIINDHAAKSCSSRKQHDRNHDEQQEDQERDFVDVLLSLQQEYNLTRDNIKAVLIDMFAAGTDTSYIVMEFAMAELMRKPSVMAKLQAEIRSKTPKGQQTVKEEDLSGMAYLKAVVKETLRLHPPVPLLLPRISMSSCDDVNGYAVPAGTRVLVNAWALGRDARSWGEDAEEFSPERFMVDHDSAAATTDFKGRDFQFLPFGAGRRICPGLGFGMASVEMMLANLVYCFNWELPRGIREEDIDMADVFGLTMRRKEKLLLVPTIPPDLEHDACGRSA, encoded by the exons ATGCAGGTCGACATGGCTCAgcctcagcagcagccacTACTCATCATCTTCTCTCCACAGGGGCTTCTCACTCTGTTCCTCTGCTCCCTTTTCCTCCTGCTGCTACGATACTACAATAACAAGCAGCAGCTCgaccaaggccgccgccggctccctcCTTCGCCACCAAGCAGGTTCCCGATCATCGGCCACCTGCACCTGGTTAACCCGGAAACCCCTCACGTCTCCCTGGCCGAGCTCTCACGGAAGCACGCGGGCCCCGACGGGCTCCTTCTCCTGGACCTGGGCCAGGCCCGCAACCTCGTGGTCTCCTCCCCGCGGGCCGCCGAGGCCGTCCTGCGTGCGCACGACCACGCCTTCGCCTCGCGCCCGCCTTCCGCGGTCGCCGACGTGCTCTTCAACGGCGTCTCCGACGTCGCGCTCGCGCCCTACGGCGAGTACTGGCGCCAGGCCAGGAGGCTCGTCACCACGCACCTGCTTAGCGCCAGCAAGGTGCGCGCCCTGGCCGGCGCCCGGGACGAGGAAGTGGCCCTGGTGCTCGCCAAGGTCCGGACCGCGGCCTGCGGCGCCCAAGGCGGCGCCGTCGACCTGAGCGAGATGCTGGGCGCCTACGCCAACGACGTCGTGTGCTGCGCCGTGTCCGGCAAGTTCTTCCGGGAGGAGGGCCGGAACGAGCTGTTCCGGGAGCTCATCGCCGGGAACGCGGCCGTGTTCGCGGGGTTCAACCTGGAGGACTACTTCCCGGGGCTGGCCAAGGTGCGCCTGCTCCGGCGGCTCGTGCTGGCCAGGACGATCGCGCTGAAGAAGAGGTGGCACGAGCTGCTCGACAAGATCATAAATGACCACGCAGCCAAATCTTGTTCGTCGCGGAAACAACATGATAGAAACCACGACGAGCAACAAGAAGATCAGGAGAGAGACTTTGTAGAcgttcttctctctcttcagCAGGAGTACAATCTCACCAGAGACAACATCAAGGCCGTCTTGATC GACATGTTTGCAGCGGGCACAGACACGTCATACATCGTCATGGAGTTTGCGATGGCGGAGCTGATGCGGAAACCCAGCGTCATGGCCAAGCTCCAAGCCGAGATAAGGAGCAAGACGCCCAAGGGCCAACAGACGGTCAAGGAGGAAGACTTGAGCGGCATGGCCTACCTGAAGGCCGTCGTGAAGGAGACGCTTCGGCTGCATCCGCCCGTGCCGCTCCTCCTGCCGCGCATCTCCATGTCCAGCTGCGATGACGTCAACGGCTACGCTGTCCCGGCCGGGACGCGCGTTCTTGTCAATGCATGGGCACTTGGGAGAGATGCACGGTCATGGGGGGAGGACGCAGAGGAGTTCTCGCCGGAGAGGTTCATGGTCGACCACGACAGCGCGGCGGCAACGACCGACTTCAAGGGGAGGGATTTCCAGTTCCTGCCGTTCGGAGCCGGGCGGAGGATCTGCCCCGGGTTGGGTTTCGGGATGGCCTCCGTGGAGATGATGCTCGCCAACCTTGTCTACTGCTTCAATTGGGAGCTCCCCCGTGGGATCCGTGAGGAGGACATAGACATGGCCGACGTGTTTGGGCTGACCATGCGTCGGAAGGAgaagcttcttcttgtcccAACGATACCACCGGATCTCGAGCATGATGCTTGCGGTAGGTCAGCTTAA
- the LOC106865392 gene encoding indole-2-monooxygenase, which yields MAEMVRKPRLLAKLHAEVRSKTPKGQQAVKKDDLSGMAYLKAVVKETLRLHPPVPLLLPRISMSSCDDVNGYAVPARTHVVVNAWALGRDARSWGKNAEEFSPERFMADDGGAAAGDFKRRDFQFLPFGARRRICPGMNFGVASVEMMLANLVYCFDWELPDGMREEDIDLTEVFGLSRHRKEKLLLVPTTPRDHASTLHARA from the coding sequence ATGGCGGAGATGGTGCGAAAGCCACGTCTATTGGCCAAGCTCCACGCCGAGGTGAGGAGCAAGACGCCCAAGGGCCAGCAGGCGGTGAAGAAGGACGACCTGAGCGGCATGGCCTACCTGAAGGCCGTCGTGAAGGAGACGCTCCGGCTGCATCCGCCGGTGCCGCTCCTCCTGCCTCGCATCTCCATGTCCAGCTGCGATGATGTCAATGGCTACGCTGTCCCGGCTAGGACACACGTCGTCGTCAACGCGTGGGCGCTGGGGAGAGACGCACGGTCGTGGGGGAAGAATGCGGAGGAGTTCTCGCCGGAGAGGTTCATGGCTGATGACggtggtgcggcggcgggcgactTCAAGAGGAGGGATTTCCAGTTCCTGCCGTTTGGAGCCAGGCGGAGGATTTGCCCCGGAATGAACTTCGGGGTGGCCTCCGTGGAGATGATGCTCGCCAACCTCGTCTACTGCTTCGACTGGGAGCTCCCCGATGGGATGCGGGAGGAGGACATCGACCTGACCGAGGTGTTCGGGCTGAGCAGGCATCGGAAggagaagctccttctggtcCCCACGACTCCACGAGATCATGCATCAACACTGCATGCCCGTGCGTGA